A window from Sulfurimonas sp. encodes these proteins:
- a CDS encoding terminase small subunit, which produces MTDRQRAFAEEYIIDFNASRAVRAAGYSEKGANVQGVQLLSNINVQEYVQHLIKLRSTRTKITADMVVAEIAKVAMLNVEDFYDDMGLKPLSELDENSKAAISSYQTKRIKTGKDQYEDVPIMKVHDKMKALELLGKHTGAFEKDNQQKQPVNQNINISWE; this is translated from the coding sequence TATAGATTTTAATGCTTCTCGTGCAGTTCGAGCTGCAGGTTATAGTGAAAAAGGTGCAAATGTACAAGGTGTTCAATTATTATCAAACATTAACGTACAGGAATATGTTCAACATTTAATCAAATTAAGATCAACTCGTACTAAGATAACAGCTGATATGGTTGTAGCAGAAATAGCTAAAGTTGCTATGTTAAATGTTGAAGACTTCTATGATGATATGGGATTAAAACCTTTGAGTGAATTAGATGAAAATTCTAAAGCTGCTATTTCAAGTTATCAAACAAAAAGAATTAAAACAGGTAAAGATCAATATGAAGATGTTCCTATTATGAAAGTACATGATAAGATGAAAGCCTTGGAATTATTAGGTAAACATACTGGAGCATTTGAAAAAGACAATCAGCAGAAACAACCTGTTAATCAAAATATAAATATTAGTTGGGAGTAA